A window from Pseudomonas sp. MRSN 12121 encodes these proteins:
- a CDS encoding sulfite exporter TauE/SafE family protein, with the protein MLELAPLLVSALILGLLGGGHCLGMCGGLMGALTLAIPPEQRSRRLRLLLAYNLGRILSYATAGLLIGLAGWAVASSPAAMAMRVLAGLLLIAMGLYLAGWWSGLTRIESLGRGLWRHIQPVASRLLPVSSLPRALLLGALWGWLPCGLVYSTLLWSASQGNALDSALLMLAFGLGTWPVLLATGLAAERITALLRRRSVRMAGGLLVILFGLWTLPGPHQHWLMGH; encoded by the coding sequence ATGCTTGAGCTGGCGCCCCTGCTGGTTTCCGCGCTGATTCTCGGCCTGCTCGGCGGCGGCCACTGCCTGGGCATGTGCGGCGGCCTGATGGGCGCCCTGACCCTGGCCATCCCCCCGGAGCAGCGCAGCCGCCGGTTACGCCTGCTGCTGGCCTATAACCTGGGGCGCATCCTCAGCTACGCCACGGCCGGGTTACTGATCGGCCTGGCCGGCTGGGCCGTGGCCAGCAGCCCGGCAGCCATGGCCATGCGCGTACTGGCCGGCCTGTTGCTGATCGCCATGGGCCTGTACCTGGCGGGCTGGTGGAGCGGCCTGACCCGCATCGAAAGCCTCGGTCGCGGCCTGTGGCGCCATATACAGCCCGTGGCCAGCCGCCTGCTGCCCGTCTCCAGCCTGCCGCGCGCGCTACTGCTGGGCGCGCTCTGGGGCTGGCTGCCCTGTGGGCTGGTCTACAGCACCCTGTTGTGGTCCGCCAGCCAGGGCAACGCGCTGGACAGCGCCCTGTTGATGCTGGCCTTCGGCCTGGGCACCTGGCCGGTGCTCCTGGCCACCGGGCTCGCGGCGGAACGGATCACGGCGCTGCTGCGGCGGCGCAGCGTGCGCATGGCCGGTGGCTTGCTGGTGATACTGTTCGGCCTCTGGACCCTGCCCGGGCCCCATCAGCATTGGCTGATGGGCCACTGA
- the ccoS gene encoding cbb3-type cytochrome oxidase assembly protein CcoS has protein sequence MPALYVMIPAALLIVAIALYIFFWAVDSGQYDDLDGPAHSILFDDQDPKHTAAVDEIKGEAPDAQPPHKDQAPPHA, from the coding sequence ATGCCAGCTCTCTACGTGATGATCCCGGCGGCGCTGCTGATCGTGGCCATCGCCCTCTACATCTTCTTCTGGGCGGTCGACAGCGGTCAGTACGACGACCTCGACGGCCCGGCCCACAGCATTCTGTTCGACGACCAAGACCCGAAGCACACCGCCGCGGTCGACGAAATCAAGGGCGAAGCACCGGACGCCCAGCCGCCGCACAAAGACCAGGCACCGCCCCATGCTTGA